The segment GGGCGGGGTTGGTCTTTCAAAATCCCTTCTCGCAAATCTCCGGTTCTAAATTCACCGTCTACGAAGAGATTGCCTTCGGCCTGGAAAACATCGGCCTGGCCCGCGACGAGATGAAGACGCAGGTCGAAAAAGCCCTGGCCCTGACCGGCATTACCGAGTTGGCAGAACGTTCGCCCTACGCTTTGTCAGGCGGGCAACAACAGCGGGTGGCTCTGGCTTCCATTCTGGCGATGCAACCGAAGGTGTTGATCCTCGACGAGCCGACCTCGCAACTTGACCCGATCGGAACTCGCGAAGTGTTTCAGGTTATCAAGACGCTGAGCCGGCAGGGCGTGACGATTGTGATGGCCGAACACAAGGTGGAATGGATCGCCGAGTTTGCCGACCGGGTCGTGGCGCTTTCGAGCGGGAGCATTATCTTGCAGGGCAAGCCGGGGGAAGTGTTGGCCTCGCCTCTATTGCCCGAACACGGCATTGGCATCTCGCGCTACACTTCAGTAGCCCGCCGGGCGCAAAAAGAGTCGCTCTGGCCAGAGGGCTTCCCTCTGCCGATCACGCTGGCCGAGGCCCAGACCGGTTTTTCGCAAAGGTCGGTATAAGATTACCCGGCCACAACCTCGCCGACCGCGAAGATATTGATCCACAAAGAACACGAAGTTTCACGAAGGAAGCTTGGTGTTTCTTCGTGTAACTTCGTGGAACACTTTTGGTTGCGGCTGGAAGCCGCGCTATGAAGATCGAGATCGAAAACTTACGTTACACCTACCCCGGCAGCGTCGAAGCCTTGCGCGGCGTCTCGCTCAACATCGAGAGCGGCGAACAGGTCGCCATCGTCGGCCAGAACGGGGCCGGCAAGACCACCCTCCTCCGCCACCTCAACGGCCTGCTTCAACCAACTCAAGGCGTCGTCCGCATTGGCGATTGGGACACGCGCCGGCATTCGGTGGCCAAACTCGCCACGCGAGTGGGCTACGTGTTTCAAAATCCGGACGATCAATTATTTTGCCGGACGGTTCAGGAAGAGGTGAGTTTTGGCCCGGGCAATTTGAGTATGGATCATGACCGCAAAGAGCGCCTGGTGAAAGAGGCGATAGCCTTGACCGACCTGACGGGCAAAGAAACGATCAACCCCTACGACCTCTCGCCGGCCTGGCGCAAAATAGTTGCCCTGGCCTCTATTTTAGCGATGGACACGCCGATCGTTCTGCTGGACGAGCCGACCACCGGGCAGGACGCCGCCAACATCGCCCGCATCGCTCACATTGCCCGCTCGCTTCGGGCGCAGGGAAAAACGGTCATCGCCATCAGCCACGACATTGACTTCTGCGCCGAGAACTTCGACCGCATCATCGCTATGGCAAACGGCGCCATTCTGCTCGACGGGGAGCCGCAAGATGTTCTGGCGCAGGAAGAAACGCTGGCGACCACCTACGTTGACCCGCCACAGCTTACCCGGCTGGGACGGCGACTCAATTTGGCCGAGACGGTTTACACTGAAGATCAATTTCTCGATTCCTACCGGCGGCTGGTCAACTCACCTTATACGACCAAAGATCGTTAACCACAGAGCGCACAGAGACCACAGAATTAAGAAACAACTATTTCGACTTCATTCCTGAACTGCAAGTGATACAGCCGGG is part of the Chloroflexota bacterium genome and harbors:
- a CDS encoding ABC transporter ATP-binding protein; the encoded protein is MALIELRDVTYTYPAVNSPALQNLNLQVNEGEIVALVGANGAGKSTLCHTLAGFIPHFYHGDLKGTITVAGADTHTTPLSELVLRAGLVFQNPFSQISGSKFTVYEEIAFGLENIGLARDEMKTQVEKALALTGITELAERSPYALSGGQQQRVALASILAMQPKVLILDEPTSQLDPIGTREVFQVIKTLSRQGVTIVMAEHKVEWIAEFADRVVALSSGSIILQGKPGEVLASPLLPEHGIGISRYTSVARRAQKESLWPEGFPLPITLAEAQTGFSQRSV
- a CDS encoding ABC transporter ATP-binding protein — translated: MKIEIENLRYTYPGSVEALRGVSLNIESGEQVAIVGQNGAGKTTLLRHLNGLLQPTQGVVRIGDWDTRRHSVAKLATRVGYVFQNPDDQLFCRTVQEEVSFGPGNLSMDHDRKERLVKEAIALTDLTGKETINPYDLSPAWRKIVALASILAMDTPIVLLDEPTTGQDAANIARIAHIARSLRAQGKTVIAISHDIDFCAENFDRIIAMANGAILLDGEPQDVLAQEETLATTYVDPPQLTRLGRRLNLAETVYTEDQFLDSYRRLVNSPYTTKDR